From one Bacteroidota bacterium genomic stretch:
- a CDS encoding S8 family serine peptidase has protein sequence MSLFLFLCGEGTAQHAYWIVPDSSENLPALLSEMKGAGIDIRYHSRWLNAFSVNLSKPQLKDIHELNYRFTVTPVLKLKSSIVHDDGKLLYSKALSQMQAEAFTKRGVSGLGVKIGVTDAGYLYLDDTIKMADLAHLWKGKQIVATRDFVKSIDTISYDETFYTGRKKPLKERTNWFRKAIRDFKLIYHYHGTEVLRMITGYDPTPDYHRGLATDALFYLARTEDGRREFKEEEDYYIAALEWMEKQGVRLVNTSLGYGRGRRLKGSNYKPTDMNGSSMIAKAVAIACREKNMLVVVAAGNDGDKRRWKVINTPADAEAALTVGAVLNRFEKADYSGIGPEFNTYLKPEVAAFSLQGTSLSAPAVCGFAACLLEMNPDLTSAALKNIIIRSSHLFPYGNNYIGYGVPLASRALKLMEDSGFQFNHAKEMHMNGNEFLFENETKKIPYVSVFHKKDATNVIQNEVIFANNNTGEIRILRPEKCKRTTVQAGYDILEIFWEEN, from the coding sequence ATGTCTCTCTTTTTGTTTTTATGTGGGGAGGGTACAGCGCAACATGCCTATTGGATTGTGCCGGATAGTTCAGAGAATTTGCCTGCTCTTCTGAGCGAGATGAAAGGTGCCGGTATTGATATCCGTTATCATTCCCGGTGGTTGAACGCATTTAGCGTTAACTTAAGCAAGCCTCAGCTGAAAGATATTCACGAATTGAATTACCGCTTTACTGTAACACCTGTACTCAAACTTAAATCAAGCATTGTCCATGACGATGGAAAGTTGCTTTATTCGAAGGCACTTTCACAAATGCAGGCGGAAGCCTTTACAAAGAGAGGGGTCTCGGGTTTGGGTGTGAAGATTGGTGTTACTGATGCAGGATACTTATATCTTGATGATACCATTAAGATGGCCGATTTAGCTCATCTTTGGAAGGGAAAACAAATTGTTGCGACCAGGGACTTCGTGAAATCCATTGATACGATTTCCTATGACGAAACATTTTATACCGGCAGGAAAAAGCCACTGAAGGAACGAACAAATTGGTTTCGTAAAGCCATCCGCGATTTTAAGCTCATCTATCACTACCATGGCACTGAAGTTTTGCGAATGATAACCGGTTATGATCCCACTCCGGATTATCATCGCGGACTGGCAACAGATGCTTTGTTTTACCTTGCAAGAACAGAAGATGGAAGAAGAGAATTTAAAGAGGAGGAGGATTATTACATAGCTGCACTGGAATGGATGGAAAAGCAAGGTGTCCGACTCGTGAATACTTCCCTGGGGTATGGCAGAGGTCGGAGATTGAAGGGTTCAAATTATAAACCAACGGATATGAATGGCTCCAGTATGATTGCAAAAGCGGTGGCCATTGCCTGTAGGGAAAAGAACATGCTGGTAGTTGTTGCAGCCGGGAATGATGGAGACAAGCGAAGATGGAAGGTCATCAATACACCTGCGGATGCAGAAGCAGCTCTGACAGTAGGAGCAGTATTAAATAGATTTGAAAAGGCCGATTATAGCGGAATAGGACCTGAATTTAACACTTATCTAAAGCCGGAGGTGGCTGCATTTTCATTACAGGGAACATCTTTATCCGCCCCTGCAGTTTGCGGTTTTGCAGCTTGTTTGCTGGAGATGAATCCGGATTTGACTTCGGCAGCATTAAAAAATATCATCATTCGTTCGTCGCATTTGTTCCCTTATGGAAATAATTATATTGGTTATGGTGTGCCTTTGGCGAGCCGGGCTTTGAAGTTAATGGAAGATTCGGGTTTTCAATTTAATCATGCGAAAGAAATGCATATGAATGGAAATGAATTTTTATTTGAAAATGAGACGAAGAAAATTCCTTATGTTTCCGTGTTTCATAAAAAGGATGCCACGAACGTCATTCAAAATGAGGTCATATTTGCGAATAATAATACCGGTGAGATTCGAATTCTTCGTCCTGAAAAATGCAAGAGAACCACTGTACAGGCCGGATATGATATTCTGGAAATATTTTGGGAAGAGAATTAA
- a CDS encoding ABC transporter ATP-binding protein, translating to MKLLLGYLREYWKLILLALLLATINQVFSLLDPYIFKHVIDDYVTQFEKLSRDEFIRGVGWLLLAAVGVAFVSRVAKNFQDYYVNVITQRVGAKIYADGIRHSLELPYEVFEDQRSGETLGRLQKVRADVEKLISAFINILFTSLVAIVFVSIYAVTVHWLIAPVYFGVIPILGIISSVLSRKVKRLQKVIVAETTALAGSTTESLRNIELVKSLGLAQQEIGRLNSNTDKILKLELKKVKYIRSLSFIQGTLVNLLRTAIMFMMLYLIFTRQISIGQFFTMFIYSFFIFGPLQELGNIINIYREAEVSLQNFQAILDIKPEARPSNPVKLGSIQSFQLKDVSFKHQTATQYAVNNISFEVKAGETIAFVGPSGSGKTTLVKMLVGLYKPQQGKILYNDFSAEEVSLDELRSQIGLVTQDTQLFSGSIRENLQFVAPGASDEECLDVLNKASLKSLLGRASHGLDTVIGEGGVKVSGGEKQRLSIARALLRKPSLLVFDEATSALDSLTEEEIAETIRSISSHRNHITILIAHRLSTVMHADVIYVLEKGKIIESGQHFELLDSKGLYYAMWRQQIGEQKEMSVSQ from the coding sequence ATGAAACTACTCTTAGGATATTTACGTGAATATTGGAAACTCATACTGCTGGCATTGTTGCTGGCCACCATTAATCAGGTTTTTTCATTACTTGATCCCTATATTTTTAAGCATGTAATCGACGATTATGTCACTCAGTTTGAAAAACTAAGCCGGGATGAATTTATAAGAGGGGTGGGCTGGTTGTTGCTGGCAGCTGTGGGTGTCGCATTTGTAAGTAGAGTTGCAAAGAATTTTCAGGATTATTATGTCAATGTGATTACCCAACGGGTTGGAGCTAAAATTTACGCAGATGGGATTCGCCATAGTTTGGAGTTGCCTTATGAAGTGTTCGAAGATCAGCGTAGCGGTGAGACATTAGGGCGTCTGCAGAAGGTGAGAGCTGATGTGGAGAAGTTGATCAGTGCTTTTATTAATATCCTGTTCACTTCTTTAGTTGCAATCGTATTCGTTTCCATTTATGCGGTGACAGTGCATTGGCTGATTGCGCCGGTTTACTTTGGAGTGATCCCTATTCTTGGAATAATCAGTTCTGTGTTGAGCAGAAAAGTAAAACGGCTACAGAAGGTCATTGTAGCCGAAACCACTGCGCTGGCAGGTTCCACCACAGAGTCCTTGCGGAATATTGAGCTGGTAAAAAGCCTGGGGCTTGCGCAGCAGGAAATAGGAAGGCTAAATTCCAATACCGATAAAATTTTGAAACTGGAATTGAAGAAAGTGAAGTATATCCGCAGTTTGAGTTTTATTCAGGGAACATTGGTCAATTTGTTAAGAACAGCTATTATGTTTATGATGCTTTATCTGATATTTACCCGTCAGATTTCAATCGGTCAGTTCTTTACGATGTTTATTTATTCGTTCTTCATTTTTGGTCCTTTACAAGAATTAGGAAATATTATCAATATTTATCGGGAAGCAGAAGTCTCTTTGCAAAATTTTCAAGCCATCCTTGATATTAAACCGGAAGCCCGTCCCTCTAATCCCGTAAAGCTCGGGAGCATTCAGTCGTTTCAATTGAAAGATGTTTCATTCAAGCATCAGACGGCTACACAATATGCCGTCAATAACATCTCCTTCGAAGTAAAAGCCGGTGAGACCATAGCATTTGTTGGTCCTAGCGGCTCCGGAAAAACGACATTGGTGAAGATGCTTGTAGGTCTTTATAAACCCCAGCAAGGTAAAATTTTGTACAATGATTTCAGTGCAGAAGAGGTAAGCCTCGATGAATTGCGTTCACAGATTGGTTTGGTGACACAGGATACCCAATTATTTTCCGGAAGTATCAGGGAGAATCTTCAGTTCGTGGCTCCCGGCGCAAGTGATGAGGAATGTTTGGATGTGTTGAATAAGGCTTCTTTAAAATCTTTATTAGGTCGTGCAAGTCATGGGTTGGATACGGTCATTGGCGAAGGAGGAGTGAAAGTTTCCGGAGGTGAAAAACAACGATTGTCTATTGCCAGAGCGCTGTTGCGAAAGCCCTCTTTGTTGGTATTTGATGAAGCCACTTCTGCACTAGACTCCTTGACTGAAGAAGAAATTGCAGAAACAATCAGGAGTATTTCATCTCATAGAAATCACATTACCATATTAATTGCTCATCGCCTATCCACCGTGATGCATGCCGATGTGATTTATGTACTGGAGAAAGGCAAGATTATTGAATCCGGACAGCATTTTGAACTTTTGGATTCTAAAGGTTTGTATTATGCGATGTGGCGCCAGCAGATTGGAGAGCAAAAGGAGATGAGCGTTTCTCAGTAA
- a CDS encoding CoA pyrophosphatase, translating into MKFNYADFIASLSARINTSLPGMDAHVKMAPMHRKSVRDYLSEVHTYRTAAVLALLFPDNKTGSPRIVLMERAGGGDVHAHQISFPGGKQEPDEELADTALRESFEELGIASQEVNLIGLLTSLYIPPSGFLVHPFIGFLHQDPVFTINPAEVKRVITPSLEQLCNGENLRSGSFRSSQGIVVKAPCYELEDVVIWGATAMMISEIVEVVNSLK; encoded by the coding sequence ATGAAATTTAATTATGCTGATTTTATTGCTTCGTTGTCTGCCCGGATAAATACTTCGCTTCCCGGAATGGATGCACATGTGAAGATGGCACCAATGCACCGGAAGTCGGTGAGGGATTATCTTTCAGAAGTACATACGTATAGAACAGCAGCCGTATTAGCATTACTTTTTCCTGATAATAAAACAGGCTCTCCACGGATTGTTTTAATGGAAAGAGCCGGAGGGGGAGATGTACATGCTCACCAGATTAGTTTTCCCGGTGGAAAGCAGGAGCCCGATGAAGAGTTGGCAGATACCGCGCTCCGTGAGTCTTTCGAAGAATTGGGTATAGCTTCTCAGGAGGTAAATCTGATCGGACTATTGACTTCTCTTTATATTCCTCCCAGCGGATTTTTGGTGCACCCGTTCATTGGCTTTCTACATCAGGATCCTGTGTTTACTATTAATCCTGCAGAAGTCAAAAGAGTAATAACTCCCTCGCTGGAACAATTGTGCAATGGAGAAAATTTGCGTTCAGGAAGCTTCAGGAGTTCACAGGGAATAGTAGTAAAAGCACCTTGCTACGAGTTGGAAGATGTAGTGATATGGGGTGCAACAGCGATGATGATTTCTGAAATTGTGGAAGTAGTGAATTCCTTAAAGTGA
- a CDS encoding Omp28-related outer membrane protein, producing MKKLLVYAAASGFLFTACQKEDPSVPESQSGSKAPTTVNVSPVPATFQKKVLIEEITSTTSGTAPQSALDISNLLRANPGKVYAVGMHTNDFMANVQSNRLLNSYSTNQTTIPCALISRLNYAGGTCLSPNLYTNAVNGSLLKPAVSGLAINSVINGRAAQIDVHCGFTSVLNGSYKVTTYLVEDFVTNANTAFYQANSYNTTVGSPFYNLGNPIINYTHNNVVRMVVSNSSGDDINPMSQVPGGSDVRSYRIDLPQKHSRSSKWYVVSFITSNTTNEVLNVQSGLLGTLKDWN from the coding sequence ATGAAAAAACTACTTGTTTATGCTGCTGCTTCAGGATTCCTGTTTACAGCATGCCAAAAAGAAGACCCATCAGTTCCTGAATCTCAAAGCGGATCAAAAGCTCCAACAACAGTTAATGTAAGTCCAGTGCCGGCGACCTTCCAAAAGAAAGTACTCATCGAGGAAATCACAAGTACGACTTCAGGAACCGCCCCTCAGTCCGCATTGGATATTTCCAATCTGCTTCGCGCCAACCCCGGCAAAGTATATGCTGTGGGTATGCACACGAATGATTTTATGGCCAACGTACAATCAAATCGTCTGCTGAATTCGTACTCTACCAATCAAACAACAATTCCTTGTGCACTTATCAGCAGGCTAAATTATGCAGGTGGAACTTGCTTGTCGCCTAATTTATATACTAATGCGGTCAATGGCTCATTGCTTAAACCTGCAGTAAGTGGTTTAGCCATTAACTCAGTCATCAATGGACGTGCAGCTCAAATTGATGTACATTGTGGCTTTACAAGTGTTTTAAACGGCTCCTACAAGGTAACCACCTATCTGGTTGAAGATTTTGTAACCAATGCCAACACCGCGTTTTATCAGGCGAATAGTTACAACACTACAGTTGGAAGTCCGTTTTACAATCTTGGAAACCCTATTATCAACTATACACATAATAATGTGGTGCGTATGGTAGTCAGCAATTCCAGTGGTGATGATATCAATCCAATGTCACAGGTGCCGGGTGGTTCTGATGTTCGCTCCTACAGGATTGATCTTCCTCAAAAACACAGCCGCTCAAGTAAATGGTATGTGGTTTCATTTATTACAAGCAATACAACCAATGAAGTGCTAAATGTACAATCAGGTTTGCTGGGTACATTAAAAGACTGGAACTAA
- a CDS encoding Omp28-related outer membrane protein codes for MKTYHLLFLTIFLAIGCQKDEPSATTGTGGTNTGGLSTVPATFTQKVLLECFTGAGQPQCPDGFVKMESILAANSTKAIPVNVQFSDAMEIAQYTSLSNAFSNGNPMTFPAARINRTSSLNLAILNRTQWQSNFDVAKTKTAKCGLAIETSVNGSMLTINTHCGFNQNMSGDYTVSTYLLENNISGSGAMYDQRNAYNATNGHPYQGQGDPIAGFSHNNVLRKVLTAPLGDNISSSALVSGGKEIKTYTTSINGYKLNDLYVVAFITKTGTTPTNFEILNVQKVKAGNTQLWD; via the coding sequence ATGAAAACATATCACTTATTATTCCTGACCATATTCCTGGCTATAGGATGTCAAAAAGATGAACCCTCAGCAACTACCGGCACAGGAGGTACGAATACGGGTGGCTTGAGTACAGTACCCGCTACTTTCACACAAAAGGTATTGTTGGAATGCTTCACCGGCGCGGGACAACCCCAATGTCCCGATGGCTTTGTTAAAATGGAAAGTATCCTGGCTGCAAATTCAACCAAAGCCATTCCGGTAAATGTACAGTTTAGCGACGCTATGGAAATAGCACAGTACACCTCGCTATCAAATGCCTTCAGCAATGGAAATCCAATGACCTTTCCAGCGGCTAGGATCAACAGAACCTCCTCTTTGAACCTGGCCATATTGAATCGTACACAATGGCAATCGAACTTTGATGTAGCCAAAACAAAAACTGCAAAGTGTGGTTTAGCCATTGAAACAAGTGTGAATGGAAGTATGCTTACCATAAATACGCATTGTGGCTTCAATCAAAACATGAGCGGCGACTATACCGTGAGCACGTATCTTCTGGAAAACAATATCAGTGGAAGCGGTGCGATGTATGATCAGAGAAATGCCTACAATGCAACGAATGGTCACCCCTACCAGGGACAAGGAGATCCAATTGCAGGCTTCTCCCATAACAATGTATTACGAAAAGTACTAACGGCACCTTTAGGGGATAACATCAGCAGTTCGGCATTGGTCTCAGGTGGCAAGGAAATAAAAACATACACTACATCTATCAATGGATATAAATTGAATGATTTATATGTAGTAGCCTTCATTACTAAAACAGGGACTACTCCAACCAACTTTGAAATTCTAAATGTGCAGAAAGTTAAAGCAGGCAACACTCAACTTTGGGATTAA
- a CDS encoding NUDIX hydrolase yields the protein MSTEKRFIIRVYGLILSSGNEVLIAEEYHYDTFMRKFPGGGLEFGEGPIDCLKRELMEELQIEATDFRHLHTTDFFAQSAFNPDLQVLGIYYLVSAPLDIEGMFRENYILPAENGVERFRWVNLEDLNPGEITFATDQQAYEKLAALRKKKD from the coding sequence ATGTCAACAGAAAAGCGATTTATTATCAGGGTATACGGACTAATTCTTAGTTCCGGAAATGAAGTTCTTATCGCCGAGGAGTATCACTACGATACTTTTATGCGTAAATTTCCCGGAGGAGGTTTGGAGTTTGGTGAAGGCCCGATTGATTGTTTAAAGCGGGAGTTGATGGAGGAATTGCAAATAGAGGCTACTGATTTCCGGCATTTGCATACTACTGATTTTTTCGCACAATCCGCTTTTAATCCTGATTTGCAAGTGCTCGGAATTTATTACTTAGTGTCCGCACCTCTTGACATAGAAGGGATGTTTCGTGAAAATTATATATTGCCGGCTGAGAATGGGGTGGAGCGCTTTCGCTGGGTGAATTTGGAGGATTTAAACCCCGGAGAAATTACATTTGCGACGGATCAACAAGCCTACGAAAAATTAGCAGCCCTCAGAAAGAAGAAGGACTAG
- a CDS encoding septal ring lytic transglycosylase RlpA family protein, with amino-acid sequence MKRLVYIFIVPFIICILFFSAGTPSILKVNKGKASYYGKEFEGRKTANGEIFRNADFTAAHRTLPFNTFVRVTNSKNNLSITVRINDRGPFVKSRIIDLSEAAARRIGSYQHGLTSVKLEIMEILSKTREIDSIFSCEDVLDCLGNPEELSGISLSLWRSKDIVHMLYVANELYLHEDVEKVYIVGMGVNSSRIYHLVLSGFKTKLSASETISKFEKKGFMQIRFLKNS; translated from the coding sequence ATGAAAAGACTTGTTTATATTTTCATTGTTCCATTCATTATCTGCATCCTCTTTTTCAGTGCAGGAACACCCTCTATTTTAAAAGTAAATAAAGGAAAAGCATCTTACTACGGAAAAGAATTTGAAGGCAGGAAAACGGCCAATGGAGAAATTTTTAGGAACGCTGACTTCACCGCTGCTCATCGCACATTACCTTTTAACACTTTTGTCCGGGTTACGAATTCGAAGAACAATCTATCCATCACAGTTAGAATTAATGACCGCGGGCCATTTGTAAAGAGCAGAATAATAGATTTATCAGAAGCTGCTGCCAGAAGAATTGGAAGTTATCAGCATGGTCTTACATCGGTCAAACTTGAGATCATGGAAATACTAAGCAAAACCAGGGAAATTGATAGTATTTTTAGTTGTGAGGATGTGTTGGATTGCCTGGGAAACCCTGAAGAATTGTCAGGAATCAGCCTTTCCTTGTGGCGTAGTAAGGACATTGTGCACATGCTCTATGTGGCGAACGAACTTTATCTTCATGAGGATGTGGAAAAAGTATATATTGTTGGTATGGGTGTAAACAGTTCAAGAATTTATCATCTTGTGCTCTCCGGTTTCAAAACAAAGCTTTCGGCAAGTGAAACTATTTCCAAATTCGAGAAAAAAGGATTTATGCAGATTCGATTTTTAAAAAACTCCTAG
- the murQ gene encoding N-acetylmuramic acid 6-phosphate etherase — translation MTFQRITESSSRYNHLEKMSVAEILSGINNEDKTVADAVEKAIPSIEALINAILPRMQKGGRVFYIGAGTSGRLGIVDASECPPTFGIPHGVVIGIIAGGDTAIRKAVEFAEDDKQQGWNDLSEFLPNENDSVIGIAASGSTPYVIGTLEKCKQNNILTGAISCNPGSPLSATADFPIEVISGPEFVTGSTRMKAGTSQKLVLNMISTTLMIRLGKVIGNRMVDMQLSNNKLIDRGAKMVMEATGLNAEDANKLLQEMGSVRKAIDTFKK, via the coding sequence ATGACATTCCAGCGTATTACTGAATCTTCTTCAAGATATAATCATCTTGAGAAAATGTCTGTGGCGGAAATACTATCCGGAATAAATAATGAAGATAAAACAGTTGCGGACGCAGTAGAGAAAGCCATACCTTCCATCGAGGCGCTGATCAACGCTATCCTTCCCCGCATGCAAAAAGGAGGGCGTGTATTTTATATCGGAGCCGGAACGAGTGGACGCTTAGGCATTGTTGATGCTTCTGAATGTCCGCCTACTTTTGGAATTCCTCATGGTGTTGTTATTGGAATCATTGCCGGTGGAGATACTGCTATCAGGAAAGCTGTTGAATTTGCAGAAGATGACAAACAGCAAGGCTGGAACGATTTAAGTGAATTTTTACCCAATGAAAACGATAGCGTCATTGGCATTGCCGCATCCGGTTCAACGCCCTACGTAATTGGTACTTTAGAAAAATGCAAGCAAAATAATATTCTAACCGGTGCTATTTCCTGTAATCCCGGCAGTCCTTTATCTGCAACTGCAGATTTTCCTATAGAAGTTATCAGTGGACCTGAATTTGTTACCGGAAGTACAAGAATGAAAGCCGGGACCTCACAAAAGTTAGTCCTGAATATGATCTCTACCACTTTAATGATTCGTTTAGGAAAAGTAATTGGAAACAGAATGGTAGATATGCAACTGAGCAACAATAAACTCATTGACAGAGGTGCAAAAATGGTGATGGAAGCAACAGGACTCAACGCAGAGGATGCCAATAAATTGCTTCAGGAAATGGGAAGTGTACGAAAAGCCATTGACACCTTTAAAAAGTAA
- a CDS encoding transketolase — MTPQQPESIKRELSFEEFKTVILEDYRLVCESRQASLTGRKEVLTGKAKFGIFGDGKELAQIAMAKVFKNGDFRSGYYRDQTFMFASNLLTIREFFAQLYAHPDPIADPSSAGRCMNGHFATRLLNSDGSWKNQIESKNSSADISPTAGQMPRLLGLALASKLYKGNSTLSQKMKGFTSNGNEVAFGTIGDASTSEGLFFETINAAGVLQVPMAISVWDDGYGISVPALFQTTKQNISEVLKGFERTEDSNGYVILSAKAWDYPGLIETYEKGIKICREEHVPVLFHIQEVTQPQGHSTSGSHERYKSKERLAWEDEFDCIRKFKEWILESAITSEDELDAIEKSAKQSAQQARKEAWDNHNNSIRQEVREALSLLEAVASKSPNKVFIELLSGKLKELTEPERKDITIVVKKVLRYVKDENSNERNRLLQWLRNYTTLNSDRFDSHQYSQSKWSVKNIPLQPVTYADNAPLMDGREILQANWDALLEKRPELLIFGEDVGNIGGVNQTYAGLQSKYGEDRVFDTGIREATIIGQGIGLALRGLRPVAEIQYLDYLAYAIQVLTDDLACLHYRTKGGQKAPLIITTRGHRLEGIWHSGSPMQFILGALRGIHVLVPRNMTEAAGFYNTLLESDEPALVIEPLNAYRIKEKMPDNIGEFRLPIGKVEVLQEGTDVTLVTYGSCVRIAQEAILDLNQAGISVELIDVRSLLPFDLEHEIVKSLSKTNKILFFDEDVPGGATAFMMQQVLEIQGGFRHLEIEPRTLTAKEHRPAYGSDGDYYSKPSAEDVYDVVYEMMNTANPTDYPSIY, encoded by the coding sequence ATGACGCCACAACAGCCTGAATCCATTAAACGGGAATTATCTTTTGAAGAATTCAAAACGGTTATCCTTGAAGACTATCGTTTGGTATGCGAAAGCCGGCAAGCCAGTCTGACCGGAAGAAAAGAGGTGCTTACAGGCAAAGCGAAATTCGGAATTTTTGGAGATGGCAAGGAACTTGCGCAAATTGCGATGGCCAAAGTTTTCAAAAACGGAGATTTCAGATCCGGATACTACAGAGATCAGACGTTCATGTTTGCAAGTAATCTTTTGACAATACGTGAATTTTTTGCTCAATTGTATGCTCACCCCGACCCCATTGCTGATCCCTCTTCTGCCGGGCGATGTATGAACGGACATTTTGCCACCAGATTATTGAATAGCGATGGCAGCTGGAAAAATCAGATAGAAAGCAAAAACTCATCTGCTGACATATCACCTACTGCCGGGCAAATGCCACGACTGCTTGGATTAGCACTGGCTTCGAAATTATATAAAGGCAATTCCACTCTTTCGCAAAAAATGAAAGGCTTTACTTCGAATGGAAACGAAGTCGCTTTTGGTACTATCGGTGATGCCTCTACGTCAGAAGGTTTATTTTTTGAAACGATCAATGCTGCCGGAGTGTTGCAGGTACCCATGGCCATCAGCGTATGGGATGACGGCTATGGCATTTCTGTTCCGGCATTATTCCAAACTACCAAACAAAATATTTCAGAAGTATTAAAAGGTTTTGAAAGAACGGAAGACAGTAACGGATATGTTATATTAAGTGCCAAAGCCTGGGATTATCCGGGATTGATTGAAACCTACGAAAAGGGAATTAAAATTTGCCGCGAAGAACATGTGCCGGTCCTCTTCCATATTCAGGAAGTTACTCAACCGCAAGGACATTCTACCAGTGGCTCTCATGAACGCTATAAAAGCAAGGAACGTCTTGCCTGGGAAGATGAGTTTGATTGTATCCGAAAGTTTAAAGAGTGGATTCTGGAAAGTGCCATCACATCAGAAGACGAACTTGACGCGATAGAAAAAAGTGCTAAACAATCTGCACAACAAGCAAGAAAAGAAGCCTGGGACAATCACAACAACAGTATCCGACAGGAAGTTCGCGAAGCATTATCACTTCTTGAAGCTGTTGCTTCTAAAAGTCCGAATAAAGTATTTATCGAACTACTTTCCGGAAAACTTAAGGAATTAACTGAACCTGAAAGAAAGGACATTACGATAGTTGTAAAAAAAGTTCTTCGCTATGTAAAAGACGAAAATAGCAATGAAAGAAATCGTCTGCTACAATGGCTTAGAAACTACACTACATTGAATAGTGATCGGTTCGATTCCCATCAATACAGCCAAAGTAAATGGAGTGTTAAAAATATTCCATTGCAACCCGTCACTTATGCGGACAACGCTCCACTCATGGATGGCAGAGAAATTCTTCAGGCCAACTGGGATGCCCTTCTTGAAAAAAGACCGGAATTATTAATTTTTGGAGAAGATGTTGGAAATATCGGTGGCGTAAATCAAACATATGCCGGATTGCAGTCTAAATACGGAGAAGACCGGGTATTCGACACCGGAATTCGTGAAGCCACTATTATCGGTCAGGGTATTGGACTTGCATTGCGCGGCTTGCGTCCGGTAGCTGAGATTCAATACCTTGATTATCTCGCATACGCGATTCAGGTTCTCACCGATGATCTCGCCTGCCTGCATTACCGTACAAAGGGCGGACAAAAAGCTCCACTCATTATAACCACAAGAGGACATCGATTAGAGGGTATCTGGCATTCCGGTTCGCCCATGCAGTTTATACTTGGTGCATTACGTGGTATCCATGTACTCGTCCCGCGAAACATGACGGAAGCGGCAGGATTTTATAATACATTACTTGAAAGTGATGAACCCGCACTGGTCATCGAGCCATTGAACGCTTATCGTATCAAGGAAAAAATGCCCGATAATATTGGTGAGTTCCGCCTTCCGATAGGAAAAGTGGAAGTGCTTCAGGAGGGAACAGATGTTACTCTGGTCACCTACGGATCCTGTGTGCGGATTGCGCAAGAAGCAATTCTGGATTTAAATCAGGCAGGAATCAGTGTTGAATTGATTGATGTAAGAAGTTTATTGCCGTTCGATCTTGAACACGAAATCGTGAAATCTCTTTCCAAAACAAATAAAATATTGTTTTTTGACGAAGATGTTCCGGGAGGTGCGACAGCATTCATGATGCAACAGGTGTTGGAGATACAAGGAGGGTTCAGGCATCTGGAAATAGAACCGCGCACCTTAACCGCTAAAGAGCACAGACCTGCTTATGGATCTGATGGAGACTATTATTCTAAACCATCCGCCGAAGACGTATATGATGTGGTATATGAGATGATGAATACAGCAAATCCCACCGACTATCCATCCATCTACTAA